A single window of uncultured Methanospirillum sp. DNA harbors:
- a CDS encoding methanogenesis marker 9 domain-containing protein, whose translation MDNFYDLRIGDRQVSIPVAISSMAGVTDGAYIRERAEYVGIGFIGGYAIDEATISAARELSHQGREEFLPRDPIAEIAAQVALVESAGVIPGINIRASEVNSTVALAEEIGDRAIYEIDAHCRQQAMIEAGCGEYLLTNPQKLLSYVQALKITGVTVSVKIRAGVAPHDGELARLLWKAGADIIHVDLMDFGPTKLRDIRNACPVFLIANNGITDFEKAKEYFAHGADMVSLARSSDVKTLSAISQALAQFTREHGWYNSPKQLCRGGDIRSLAFCCLPVKPCPLLPALEKLKISPQDFVAMKMEGVKDTILEGGTSTCFGSLAYCCKDTTPCMFRDGTLKQAGIKRSIYMQQKRELARKIMQKIFS comes from the coding sequence ATGGACAATTTCTATGATCTCCGGATTGGTGATCGGCAGGTCTCCATTCCTGTCGCGATCTCATCCATGGCAGGGGTGACCGATGGTGCATATATCAGGGAACGGGCCGAATACGTCGGGATCGGATTTATCGGCGGATACGCAATAGATGAAGCAACGATATCTGCAGCACGTGAACTCTCCCACCAGGGTAGGGAAGAGTTCCTGCCCCGGGATCCCATCGCAGAGATTGCAGCACAGGTTGCTCTAGTTGAGTCAGCTGGAGTGATTCCCGGGATAAATATTCGTGCATCTGAAGTTAACTCCACGGTTGCTCTGGCTGAGGAGATTGGTGACCGGGCAATCTATGAGATTGATGCACACTGCAGACAGCAGGCCATGATTGAGGCAGGATGTGGTGAATATCTTCTTACCAATCCTCAAAAACTCCTCTCGTACGTACAGGCACTCAAGATTACCGGTGTTACAGTATCTGTAAAGATCCGTGCTGGTGTAGCACCACATGATGGCGAACTTGCAAGACTCCTGTGGAAAGCCGGGGCAGACATCATCCATGTGGATCTGATGGATTTTGGGCCGACAAAACTTCGTGATATCAGAAATGCCTGCCCGGTCTTCTTAATAGCAAATAATGGTATCACCGACTTTGAGAAGGCAAAAGAGTACTTTGCCCACGGAGCAGACATGGTCTCGCTTGCCCGCAGTTCAGATGTGAAGACTCTCTCTGCCATCAGTCAGGCACTTGCCCAGTTTACCCGTGAGCATGGCTGGTATAATTCACCCAAGCAGCTCTGCCGTGGTGGGGATATCAGATCCCTTGCGTTCTGCTGCTTACCGGTTAAACCCTGTCCACTTCTACCAGCACTTGAAAAACTGAAGATATCTCCACAGGATTTCGTTGCCATGAAGATGGAAGGGGTAAAGGATACGATTCTGGAAGGAGGAACCAGTACCTGTTTTGGTAGTCTTGCATACTGCTGCAAGGATACGACACCCTGTATGTTCCGTGATGGGACGCTTAAGCAGGCAGGAATAAAACGGTCGATCTATATGCAGCAGAAACGCGAACTTGCCAGAAAGATTATGCAGAAGATCTTCTCCTGA
- a CDS encoding mechanosensitive ion channel domain-containing protein, with the protein MPVGNIPAALVIVGGCILSVVLYLVGSKIRTHMEGSERGISRIIISALGIPAVIAILTITIFLALRYLADLPDLVHQIMESAYAQVLYIILGALIIAFFIRNFLDLYVKKIATLTDSNFDDKLVHFLQSVYGYVIGIGAFFMILSVLKIDITPLLATGGLVGIVVGLAAQDTFGNFFSGAMIAADQPFREGDRIEIQGVIGDVISVGPRSTRIKTLDSQLVTVPNKILTENMLTNFALPDITMKVRITVGTGYNSDIDQVKKILKTVAEKGIVSGFVLSSPSPEIYFLEFGDSALMFQLLVWTGMYDKTFEVRDYLNTEIYTSFKVAGIEIPYPQMDLHLKSSSVHI; encoded by the coding sequence ATGCCCGTTGGAAATATCCCTGCTGCTTTGGTCATTGTAGGCGGTTGTATTCTTTCTGTGGTTTTGTACCTTGTGGGCTCAAAGATACGTACTCATATGGAGGGTTCAGAGAGGGGAATCAGCCGGATAATAATTTCGGCGTTGGGCATTCCTGCTGTTATTGCCATATTGACAATTACAATCTTTCTCGCTCTTCGATATCTTGCAGACCTTCCGGATCTGGTTCACCAGATTATGGAGAGTGCATATGCCCAGGTTTTATACATCATCCTCGGTGCGTTGATAATTGCATTCTTTATCCGTAATTTTCTCGATCTGTATGTGAAGAAGATTGCAACACTGACGGATTCAAATTTTGATGACAAATTAGTTCACTTTTTACAGAGTGTGTATGGGTATGTCATCGGAATAGGGGCTTTTTTTATGATCCTCTCTGTGCTGAAGATAGATATCACTCCGTTGCTTGCGACCGGAGGACTCGTAGGGATCGTTGTAGGACTAGCTGCTCAGGATACGTTTGGGAACTTTTTTTCCGGTGCTATGATTGCAGCTGATCAGCCCTTCAGGGAAGGTGACCGGATAGAAATTCAGGGGGTTATCGGCGATGTCATTTCTGTCGGCCCACGAAGTACCAGAATTAAAACCCTGGACAGTCAACTCGTAACTGTCCCGAATAAGATTCTGACCGAGAATATGCTGACCAATTTTGCCCTTCCTGATATTACTATGAAGGTCAGGATCACAGTTGGTACCGGCTATAATTCTGATATCGATCAGGTGAAAAAAATCCTGAAAACTGTTGCAGAAAAGGGAATTGTTTCAGGATTTGTCCTGTCATCCCCCTCTCCTGAAATATATTTTCTTGAGTTTGGTGACTCTGCCCTGATGTTTCAACTTCTTGTATGGACTGGGATGTATGACAAAACGTTTGAGGTCAGGGATTATCTGAACACAGAGATCTACACTTCGTTCAAGGTTGCGGGAATTGAGATCCCATATCCGCAGATGGATCTCCATCTCAAATCCTCCTCAGTTCATATTTAA
- the cfbE gene encoding coenzyme F430 synthase, which yields MQILILDTIHGGIILGDALKGMGHTVDLVDVYRGDLSHPGSITCETAMTRRYDLLIHPVHLDPSYPVLRGLSCPAITHHEAVRWILGSGRETRPTGHEKTGISIEITGARGKTTTATALASLMGGYGILHTSRGIFRYPEEEKITRMSITPASLIPIHALLSETDWCITEISLGFTGLSDLAILTSDEDYRIASGRLSARTLKHLSALSCRKVLIAPGMTSEHDSVINAKDLAQVTGGICTYSYKDMEGSFENPLLTLEGYRTPLQLATAAALILGYRPDKLSNFASLPGRMKITSEEGRMIIDNASTGACLKTTLDAIALLRGTEDQITPFILIIGQENRAVCENFSDNEIIAAIRKGRPATVILVTGDDRMNVDAISGACQEQAVPITTVNSITEGMQVAREKPAIPIVVSVKTWR from the coding sequence ATGCAGATTCTGATCCTCGATACCATTCATGGCGGGATTATTCTAGGTGATGCCCTGAAGGGCATGGGCCATACCGTGGATCTCGTTGATGTATACCGGGGAGATCTCTCACACCCGGGAAGCATCACCTGCGAGACTGCCATGACCCGAAGGTATGATCTGCTCATTCACCCGGTACATCTTGATCCTTCATATCCGGTGCTGAGGGGACTCTCCTGCCCTGCTATTACTCATCATGAAGCGGTGAGGTGGATCCTGGGCTCAGGAAGGGAGACCAGGCCAACCGGCCATGAAAAAACCGGAATCTCCATTGAGATAACAGGGGCAAGGGGGAAGACAACCACCGCAACAGCCCTTGCATCACTCATGGGTGGGTATGGAATCCTTCATACATCGAGGGGAATTTTCAGGTACCCGGAAGAAGAAAAAATTACCCGGATGAGCATCACTCCCGCATCACTTATACCAATTCACGCTCTCCTGTCAGAAACTGACTGGTGTATTACAGAGATCTCACTTGGATTTACTGGCCTGTCTGATCTTGCAATCCTTACCTCTGATGAGGACTATCGGATTGCATCCGGGCGACTCAGCGCCAGAACGCTTAAACATTTGAGTGCACTTTCGTGCAGAAAAGTTCTGATAGCCCCGGGTATGACCAGTGAGCACGATTCGGTGATCAATGCAAAAGACCTCGCACAGGTAACAGGAGGGATCTGCACATACTCCTACAAGGACATGGAAGGGTCGTTTGAAAACCCACTCCTGACACTCGAAGGATACCGGACTCCCCTTCAACTGGCTACAGCAGCAGCACTTATTCTTGGATACAGGCCAGACAAGTTGAGTAATTTCGCCTCGCTTCCTGGCAGAATGAAGATAACATCAGAAGAGGGCCGGATGATCATAGATAATGCCAGCACCGGGGCATGTCTGAAGACCACCCTTGATGCTATCGCCCTGCTCCGGGGTACAGAGGATCAGATTACTCCATTTATCCTGATCATCGGACAGGAGAACAGAGCAGTATGTGAAAATTTTTCCGATAATGAGATCATCGCTGCCATCAGAAAGGGAAGACCTGCAACAGTAATCCTTGTTACAGGGGATGACAGGATGAATGTCGATGCCATATCAGGAGCATGCCAGGAACAGGCAGTTCCGATAACCACAGTGAATTCTATAACAGAAGGTATGCAGGTTGCCAGGGAGAAACCTGCCATTCCGATCGTTGTCTCGGTAAAGACCTGGAGGTAA
- the cfbD gene encoding Ni-sirohydrochlorin a,c-diamide reductive cyclase catalytic subunit — MKYMQPRPSSIVAALYTARDLGVTVSVLHGPSGCSFKHARLLEEDGMRVLTTSLSENEFVFGGQERLIEVIKYAEKEFNPSRMAVVGTCVSLIIGEDLEAAIEMADLHTETIAVDIHAGFAENIDGVIATLEPANRAGWISDEELIRQKELLKKANEVERLRGAAMKSYIEPSRGDLKHVAATRILNLIHEGKKGVAVMNAKKETAYMFADVLLGLHDAVPDADITYSANLELRGLPKVQRDAQRISDELKTRGLQFVSQGALDEYGASGDYLGSWIKDKKPDFALIVGVPHAIPSHYLEGIECFSITNGPRQVGPLKEQGHAHVMVEVDLHPRTLGVTSIVESEFGAVLRSLA, encoded by the coding sequence ATGAAATATATGCAGCCACGACCAAGTTCAATTGTTGCCGCTTTGTATACAGCCCGGGATTTAGGGGTTACCGTCTCCGTACTTCATGGGCCTTCAGGTTGTTCATTTAAACACGCACGACTTCTTGAAGAGGATGGAATGCGGGTTCTTACAACATCGCTTTCAGAGAATGAGTTCGTGTTTGGCGGCCAGGAACGTCTCATTGAAGTCATCAAATATGCTGAAAAAGAGTTCAACCCGTCGCGTATGGCAGTAGTCGGAACCTGTGTCTCCCTTATCATCGGTGAAGATCTTGAAGCTGCAATAGAGATGGCTGACCTTCATACAGAGACGATAGCAGTTGACATCCATGCAGGATTTGCAGAAAATATTGATGGTGTCATCGCAACCCTTGAGCCTGCAAACCGGGCCGGCTGGATCAGTGATGAGGAACTTATCAGGCAGAAAGAACTGCTGAAGAAAGCAAACGAGGTTGAGAGGCTGCGTGGAGCAGCGATGAAGAGTTACATCGAGCCATCACGGGGAGACCTGAAACATGTTGCAGCAACCAGAATCCTGAATCTTATTCATGAAGGGAAAAAGGGGGTTGCTGTCATGAACGCCAAGAAGGAGACCGCGTACATGTTTGCAGATGTTCTTCTCGGACTCCATGATGCAGTGCCTGATGCTGATATCACTTACTCTGCAAATCTCGAACTTCGAGGACTGCCAAAAGTACAACGAGATGCACAGCGAATATCTGATGAACTGAAAACCAGAGGACTTCAGTTTGTTTCACAGGGAGCACTTGATGAGTATGGTGCTTCCGGAGATTATCTAGGCTCCTGGATCAAGGATAAGAAACCGGACTTTGCCCTAATCGTCGGAGTACCACACGCTATACCTTCTCATTATCTTGAGGGCATCGAATGCTTCTCAATAACTAATGGACCTCGTCAGGTTGGCCCTCTGAAGGAACAGGGCCATGCCCATGTGATGGTTGAGGTTGACCTGCATCCCAGAACCCTGGGAGTCACTTCTATCGTGGAGAGTGAGTTCGGAGCAGTGCTCCGGAGCCTTGCATGA
- a CDS encoding triphosphoribosyl-dephospho-CoA synthase, producing the protein MAIPPLTLTEHAQMAMMLEVCAMTKPGNVDRGHDYPDTWLEHFLASSLFCRPAFEKAEQEVGTIGELIREATLLTGRHRGGNTHFGAFILLVPLIMGKGIEGACRCIRETTVEDAILFYDAFAHTAVRVRDSDELDINDPAVADKLRARGMTLFDVMAHSAPQDMVAREWTNNFPLTRKTADLLKEDGRGREAVSSVFLWLLAEEPDTFIAKKFGTDRACRVRDQAIQVLAGQISHNEFDEYCIRESINPGSLADIMIAGLFVALTEGWEWDL; encoded by the coding sequence ATGGCCATACCACCTCTCACCCTGACAGAGCATGCACAGATGGCAATGATGCTCGAAGTCTGTGCCATGACCAAGCCGGGAAATGTTGATCGTGGCCATGATTATCCTGATACCTGGCTTGAACACTTTCTCGCATCATCTCTCTTCTGCCGGCCTGCGTTTGAGAAAGCTGAGCAGGAGGTGGGAACCATCGGTGAACTGATCCGGGAGGCCACGCTTCTGACCGGGCGGCATCGGGGGGGTAACACTCATTTTGGTGCATTTATCCTACTTGTCCCCCTGATCATGGGCAAAGGGATTGAGGGGGCATGCCGGTGCATCAGGGAGACTACCGTCGAAGATGCCATTCTCTTCTATGATGCATTTGCCCATACTGCAGTCCGCGTTCGTGATTCTGATGAACTTGATATCAACGATCCGGCTGTCGCAGATAAACTTCGGGCACGGGGGATGACACTCTTTGATGTCATGGCCCATTCAGCACCGCAGGACATGGTGGCTCGTGAATGGACGAACAACTTTCCTCTCACCCGCAAAACAGCTGACCTTCTGAAAGAGGATGGAAGGGGAAGAGAAGCCGTCTCATCGGTATTTCTCTGGCTCCTGGCTGAAGAGCCTGACACCTTTATTGCAAAAAAGTTTGGAACTGACCGTGCATGCCGGGTCAGGGATCAGGCGATTCAGGTTCTTGCCGGACAGATCTCACATAACGAATTTGACGAGTACTGTATCAGGGAGAGTATCAACCCCGGCTCTCTTGCCGACATCATGATCGCAGGTCTCTTCGTGGCATTGACTGAAGGCTGGGAGTGGGATCTGTGA
- the cfbB gene encoding Ni-sirohydrochlorin a,c-diamide synthase: MKTILISGDRSGAGKTSITVALAALLSRQYKVQCFKVGMDYIDPSYLSAVTGRHCLNLDSFVLTPEENQEIFSHACSCMGAEIALIEGVRGLYEGAESLSDIGSTASIAKLLKVPVLLVIDARSITRSAAALLKGFTVFDPDITISGVILNNVRGESHIRKATEAIEHYCGIPVIGAIPRLENPPLKMRHLGLVPFLEGSPDQEFLNQINSMIESVGKQIDLNALLSLADEREIPSYTGSIFRSLEQKDIRIGVALDGAFNFYYADLFAILETYGAEVVPFSPIRDSLPDVDGLIIGGGYPEYFGRDLEQNARMRESIKAASLQGMPIYGECGGLMYLCDSIRFTSDWNGLSAGDEFQMCGVFSGTSSIPSRRIVRYVIGTSSVDTPFGVHQFRGHEFHYSDVQLETGTKYGYRLERGVGIEGSKDAAISRNTLGSYTHLHPVAAREMFSDFCELCRKWRATRG; encoded by the coding sequence ATGAAGACTATCCTGATATCTGGTGATCGATCAGGGGCAGGAAAAACCAGTATTACTGTAGCACTCGCGGCTCTTCTTTCCCGGCAGTACAAGGTCCAGTGTTTCAAGGTTGGGATGGATTATATTGATCCATCGTATCTTTCTGCAGTAACAGGTAGGCATTGCCTGAACCTTGACTCATTTGTTCTTACTCCCGAAGAGAACCAGGAAATATTTTCCCACGCCTGTTCGTGCATGGGTGCTGAGATAGCACTGATCGAAGGGGTCAGGGGGTTATATGAAGGTGCAGAATCTCTTTCAGACATCGGCTCCACTGCATCCATCGCCAAACTCCTGAAAGTTCCAGTATTATTAGTTATTGATGCCAGGAGTATCACCCGGAGTGCAGCGGCACTCCTCAAAGGTTTCACTGTATTTGATCCCGATATCACTATTTCAGGAGTGATCCTGAACAATGTGAGGGGCGAGAGCCATATCAGAAAAGCAACCGAGGCGATCGAACATTACTGTGGGATCCCAGTTATAGGAGCAATTCCACGACTTGAAAACCCTCCCCTGAAGATGAGGCATCTCGGTCTGGTTCCATTTCTTGAGGGATCTCCTGACCAGGAGTTTCTAAACCAGATAAACAGCATGATCGAATCAGTCGGAAAGCAGATCGATCTCAATGCCCTATTGAGCCTAGCTGACGAGCGGGAAATTCCCTCATATACTGGTTCAATATTCAGATCCCTGGAACAAAAGGATATCAGGATAGGGGTCGCCCTTGACGGGGCTTTCAACTTTTATTATGCGGACCTCTTCGCGATCCTTGAGACGTATGGGGCTGAAGTTGTACCATTCTCACCAATTCGCGACTCACTGCCAGATGTTGACGGGCTCATAATCGGAGGAGGATATCCAGAATATTTTGGGAGAGATTTGGAACAAAATGCCCGAATGAGAGAATCGATCAAAGCTGCATCATTGCAGGGGATGCCGATATACGGAGAATGCGGAGGACTTATGTACCTCTGTGATTCGATCAGGTTTACCAGTGACTGGAACGGCCTCTCTGCCGGTGACGAGTTTCAAATGTGTGGTGTTTTTTCCGGTACATCTTCAATCCCATCCAGACGAATAGTGCGGTACGTCATAGGTACAAGCTCTGTAGACACCCCATTCGGCGTTCATCAGTTCAGAGGGCATGAATTTCATTATTCAGATGTTCAGTTAGAGACTGGAACAAAATACGGGTATCGTCTTGAGAGAGGAGTAGGCATTGAGGGATCCAAGGATGCGGCGATCTCCAGAAATACACTTGGATCATACACTCACCTTCACCCGGTTGCTGCCAGGGAGATGTTTTCTGACTTTTGTGAACTCTGTCGCAAGTGGAGAGCCACCAGGGGATGA
- the cfbA gene encoding sirohydrochlorin nickelochelatase, translating into MGNVGILLVGHGSKKEYNKDLITKTAALIAERHPDYKVKCGFMEFSEPTIPEALEQFKTEDIDSLAVVPLFLARGVHIDEDIPGILNLQSGQKKGTFKLQSREIPLVYADPIGPNPLLADLMAENAEKALSLI; encoded by the coding sequence ATGGGAAACGTAGGTATTCTTCTAGTAGGTCACGGAAGCAAAAAGGAATATAATAAGGACCTTATCACCAAAACTGCTGCCCTGATCGCCGAACGCCATCCAGATTACAAGGTAAAATGCGGGTTCATGGAGTTCAGCGAGCCCACTATTCCAGAAGCTCTCGAACAGTTCAAAACCGAAGATATAGATTCCCTTGCAGTTGTTCCTCTCTTCCTTGCACGTGGAGTTCACATCGATGAAGATATTCCAGGAATTCTTAATCTTCAAAGCGGACAGAAGAAAGGAACGTTTAAACTTCAGTCACGGGAAATTCCCCTCGTGTATGCTGATCCGATCGGGCCGAACCCACTTCTTGCCGATCTGATGGCTGAGAATGCCGAAAAGGCACTTTCTCTTATCTAA
- the hypD gene encoding hydrogenase formation protein HypD, translated as MAHDNPIAQKLAELTDRPMTFMHVCGTHEAAIAKNGIRSMLPGNLKIVMGPGCPVCITPQGEIDAALDLAGKGCIIATYGDLLRVPGSDGTLESSGGDVRIVQGVHKAIEIAQKTDKEVVFVSVGFETTAPTVAAMLLTNPPANFSILSFHRIVPPAMQWLLSQGEARLDGFMLPGHVLTVAGIDEYRQFQVPQVVAGFDADDILLGLCMLAQQVRDGTSRVENAYPRAVKEDGNPKAKGIMYQVFEPCDVEWRGFPVIPKSGLKLRDEYSHYDAQKKFNIVYKKVSKNSACICDKVLRGISDPSDCKLFGKVCTPRTPVGPCMVSHEGACKIWHSYPTHK; from the coding sequence ATGGCTCACGATAACCCGATTGCACAGAAACTTGCGGAACTGACCGATCGTCCGATGACATTCATGCATGTGTGTGGAACACATGAAGCTGCCATTGCGAAAAACGGGATCAGGAGCATGCTCCCCGGCAATCTGAAGATCGTGATGGGACCAGGTTGTCCGGTTTGCATTACCCCACAGGGAGAGATCGATGCAGCCCTCGACCTTGCAGGAAAAGGATGTATCATCGCAACATACGGCGATCTTCTCAGAGTTCCCGGGTCAGACGGAACACTTGAGAGCAGTGGCGGAGATGTACGGATAGTGCAGGGAGTTCACAAAGCCATTGAGATTGCACAAAAAACAGATAAAGAGGTCGTCTTCGTCTCGGTCGGATTTGAAACAACTGCACCCACGGTTGCAGCCATGCTCCTTACCAATCCTCCAGCCAACTTTTCAATACTCTCTTTTCACCGGATTGTGCCACCAGCAATGCAATGGCTCCTCTCACAGGGTGAAGCACGGCTGGATGGGTTCATGCTCCCAGGTCATGTGTTGACGGTTGCCGGCATCGATGAATACCGCCAGTTCCAGGTACCCCAGGTTGTTGCCGGGTTTGATGCTGATGATATTCTCCTCGGGCTCTGTATGCTTGCGCAGCAGGTCAGGGATGGAACCTCGCGGGTTGAGAATGCATATCCTAGAGCTGTAAAAGAAGATGGAAATCCCAAGGCGAAAGGGATCATGTACCAGGTCTTTGAGCCTTGTGATGTGGAGTGGAGAGGATTCCCCGTTATTCCAAAATCTGGACTTAAACTTCGTGATGAATACTCACACTACGATGCGCAGAAGAAGTTCAATATTGTATATAAAAAAGTAAGCAAAAATTCTGCATGTATCTGTGACAAGGTCTTAAGGGGTATTTCCGATCCGTCAGACTGTAAACTGTTCGGAAAGGTCTGTACTCCACGGACACCGGTTGGACCCTGTATGGTCTCTCATGAGGGTGCCTGTAAGATTTGGCATTCTTATCCAACCCACAAGTAA
- the cbiM gene encoding cobalt transporter CbiM, with protein sequence MHIPDAFIPIPQAAVYWIIALIILALAIRWAKSEMSEDKIPLIAVLAAGIFALQGFNLPVSMGTSGHLVGGALAAIVLGSPFAAVFILSLVLVIQGLIFGDGGLTTMGANIINMGVIGGFVGYYTFHGVNGILRNPFISAGVAAWFACLIPSLACAVEMFIAGTFPLVPGLLAMGIYHAAIGIIEGIVTAVVIYLFSKARPDLVNSAVGVVAV encoded by the coding sequence ATGCATATCCCAGACGCATTTATACCAATCCCGCAAGCGGCAGTGTATTGGATTATTGCTCTGATAATTCTGGCCCTCGCCATCAGATGGGCTAAGAGTGAGATGAGCGAGGATAAGATCCCCCTGATTGCAGTTCTGGCAGCAGGAATTTTTGCTTTACAGGGATTCAATCTCCCGGTGAGTATGGGAACGAGTGGCCATCTGGTTGGTGGAGCACTTGCAGCAATCGTTCTTGGTTCTCCGTTTGCTGCAGTGTTTATCCTGTCTCTGGTACTCGTTATTCAGGGCCTCATCTTTGGGGACGGAGGCCTCACCACGATGGGTGCAAACATCATCAACATGGGAGTTATCGGAGGATTTGTCGGGTATTACACGTTCCATGGCGTAAATGGAATTCTGAGGAACCCGTTCATCTCTGCAGGAGTTGCAGCGTGGTTTGCCTGCCTGATTCCGTCTCTTGCATGTGCGGTTGAGATGTTTATCGCCGGTACATTCCCGCTTGTTCCTGGACTTCTGGCTATGGGAATCTACCATGCAGCGATTGGGATAATTGAAGGTATTGTCACGGCAGTTGTGATCTATCTTTTCTCAAAAGCACGGCCTGATCTTGTGAACTCGGCAGTAGGAGTTGTTGCTGTATGA
- the ilvE gene encoding branched-chain-amino-acid transaminase, producing the protein MLIYIDGAFYSREDAKISPFDHGFLYGDGVFEGIRAYSGRIFRLSEHLDRLYDSAKTIDLNIPISKEEMTDAIIATCKKNNLKDAYIRPLVSRGVGDLGLDPRKCTKPTVVIFAVEWGAMYGDLYEKGLKAISVSIRRNPAESLPPNVKSLNYLNNILAKIEANYKGGDEAIFFDTNGYLSEGSGDNIFVVKNGSITTPPTINNLRGITRLVGIEIANELGISVSERNMGYYDLYSADEVFVTGTAAEVAPITLIDGRVIGNGKPGAITRQMMEKFKIVVQNEGTPIY; encoded by the coding sequence ATGCTAATCTATATAGACGGAGCATTTTACTCCCGTGAAGATGCAAAAATATCACCTTTTGACCACGGCTTTCTTTACGGGGATGGAGTTTTCGAGGGGATCAGAGCATATTCTGGAAGGATATTCAGATTATCAGAACACCTCGACCGACTTTATGATTCTGCCAAGACCATTGATCTGAATATCCCAATCTCAAAGGAAGAGATGACAGATGCAATTATCGCGACCTGCAAAAAGAACAACCTAAAAGATGCATACATCCGCCCGCTCGTATCCAGGGGAGTAGGAGACCTTGGCCTTGATCCCAGGAAATGCACAAAGCCGACCGTGGTTATCTTTGCTGTAGAATGGGGTGCAATGTATGGTGATCTGTATGAGAAGGGATTGAAAGCGATATCAGTATCTATCAGGAGAAATCCGGCAGAGTCACTCCCACCCAATGTAAAAAGCCTGAACTATCTGAATAATATTCTCGCTAAGATTGAGGCCAATTACAAAGGTGGAGATGAAGCGATCTTCTTTGATACAAACGGGTACCTTTCGGAGGGATCGGGCGACAATATCTTTGTGGTGAAAAACGGTTCTATCACTACCCCACCAACGATTAACAACCTGCGTGGTATCACCAGACTTGTAGGTATTGAGATCGCCAATGAGCTCGGTATCAGTGTTTCTGAAAGGAACATGGGATATTATGACCTCTACTCCGCGGATGAGGTTTTTGTAACAGGAACAGCTGCGGAAGTTGCTCCGATCACATTAATCGATGGTAGAGTAATCGGGAATGGAAAGCCTGGAGCAATTACGCGACAGATGATGGAAAAATTCAAGATTGTTGTTCAGAATGAAGGTACCCCTATATATTGA
- a CDS encoding PDGLE domain-containing protein, which produces MMDNKTFLIVGVIVALVIGVLAVFLASGDPDGLESTALMVSGQKDLTGAAPEDGDAEAVGTGTFTYESPMPDYSLGEAMGPLGGVIAIIVGIFLTLAVVTGATWLVKQGSDKTKS; this is translated from the coding sequence ATGATGGATAACAAGACCTTCCTGATTGTAGGAGTTATTGTCGCACTGGTTATCGGTGTGCTTGCAGTGTTCCTTGCCTCCGGAGATCCTGACGGACTTGAGAGTACCGCACTGATGGTTTCAGGACAGAAGGATCTGACAGGAGCAGCACCAGAAGACGGTGACGCAGAAGCTGTCGGTACCGGTACATTTACCTATGAATCACCAATGCCTGACTACTCGCTCGGTGAGGCCATGGGGCCGCTCGGTGGTGTGATTGCGATCATTGTAGGGATCTTCCTAACGCTTGCAGTGGTTACCGGGGCAACCTGGCTTGTAAAACAGGGCAGTG